In the Aromatoleum bremense genome, one interval contains:
- the cgtA gene encoding Obg family GTPase CgtA, producing MKFIDEARIEVMAGDGGNGSASFRREKFVPRGGPDGGDGGRGGSIYALADRNLNTLVDYRFTRMHRAQRGENGGNKDCYGKGGEDIVLRMPVGTVITDLETGELVADLDEDGKQAIIARGGKGGLGNLHFKSSVNRAPRKRTMGEEGERRALRLELKVLADVGLLGMPNAGKSTFIRAVSAAKPKVADYPFTTLAPNLGVVRTDQNRSFVIADIPGLIEGAAEGHGLGHQFLRHLQRTRVLLHLVDLAPFDPDVDPVRDAKAIVEELRKYDESLYNKPRWLALNKLDLIPEDERAARVAAFLEAYGPVERHFEISALTGDGCRKLVFAIQDFLDAGRAQAEAEKAARAHAEALAAAEAETRAEAAYQARLQALLAEDETASRDGEWDGDDVIDEQDANRPNH from the coding sequence ATGAAGTTCATTGACGAAGCACGCATCGAGGTCATGGCCGGCGACGGCGGTAACGGCTCGGCGTCGTTCCGGCGCGAGAAATTCGTACCACGTGGCGGCCCGGACGGCGGCGACGGCGGCCGCGGCGGCAGCATCTATGCGCTCGCGGACCGCAACCTCAACACGCTCGTCGACTACCGCTTCACGCGCATGCACCGCGCGCAACGCGGCGAGAACGGCGGCAACAAGGACTGCTACGGCAAGGGCGGCGAAGACATCGTGCTGCGCATGCCGGTCGGCACGGTGATCACCGATCTCGAAACCGGCGAACTCGTCGCCGACCTCGACGAGGATGGCAAGCAGGCGATCATCGCGCGCGGCGGCAAGGGGGGCTTGGGCAACCTCCACTTCAAGTCGAGCGTCAACCGCGCGCCGCGCAAGCGCACGATGGGCGAGGAAGGCGAGCGTCGCGCGCTGCGCCTCGAATTGAAGGTGCTGGCCGACGTCGGCCTGCTCGGCATGCCGAACGCCGGCAAGTCGACGTTCATCCGCGCAGTCTCGGCGGCCAAGCCGAAAGTCGCCGACTATCCGTTCACGACGCTCGCGCCCAACCTCGGCGTCGTGCGCACCGACCAGAACCGCAGCTTTGTCATCGCCGACATTCCGGGGCTGATCGAAGGGGCGGCTGAAGGGCATGGTCTCGGCCACCAGTTCCTGCGCCATTTGCAGCGCACGCGCGTGCTGCTGCATCTCGTCGATCTCGCGCCGTTCGATCCCGACGTCGATCCGGTGCGGGACGCCAAGGCGATCGTCGAGGAACTGCGCAAGTACGATGAATCCCTGTACAACAAGCCGCGCTGGCTCGCACTCAACAAGCTCGACCTGATTCCCGAAGACGAACGCGCCGCGCGCGTCGCGGCCTTCCTCGAAGCCTACGGGCCGGTCGAACGCCATTTCGAGATCTCGGCGCTGACCGGCGACGGCTGCAGAAAGCTGGTCTTCGCGATCCAGGATTTCCTTGACGCCGGACGCGCCCAGGCGGAAGCCGAGAAAGCGGCGCGCGCGCATGCGGAAGCGCTCGCCGCGGCCGAAGCCGAAACCCGCGCCGAAGCGGCCTACCAGGCGCGGCTGCAGGCGCTCCTCGCCGAAGACGAGACTGCCAGCCGCGACGGTGAGTGGGACGGAGACGATGTCATCGATGAGCAGGACGCCAACCGCCCCAATCATTAG
- the rpmA gene encoding 50S ribosomal protein L27, with protein sequence MAHKKAGGSSRNGRDSESKRLGVKRYGGQFVLAGNIIVRQRGTEYHPGENVGIGKDHTLFALKDGTVQFTIKGAQRRRTVVIVPEAA encoded by the coding sequence ATGGCACACAAAAAAGCTGGCGGCAGTTCCCGTAACGGCCGCGACTCGGAATCGAAACGCCTCGGCGTCAAGCGCTATGGCGGCCAGTTCGTGCTCGCCGGCAACATTATCGTTCGCCAGCGCGGCACCGAATACCATCCGGGCGAAAACGTCGGCATCGGCAAGGACCACACGTTGTTCGCCCTGAAGGACGGCACCGTGCAGTTCACGATCAAGGGCGCACAACGCCGCCGCACCGTCGTCATCGTGCCCGAAGCCGCCTGA
- the proB gene encoding glutamate 5-kinase translates to MRDKIRNARRIVVKVGSALVTNNGAGLDKAAMGDWARQIAALRAAGKQVVLVSSGAIAAGMQRLGWQKRPHEMHKLQAAAAVGQMGLVEAYEDAFSRHNLHTAQILLTHDDLADRKRYLNARSTLTTLLELGVVPIINENDTIVTDEIKFGDNDTLGALVANLIEAHALVILTDQQGLYTADPRRDPNATLVSEGRAEDRSYEAMAGGAGTGISRGGMITKIRAAQRAARSGAHTCIASGNEADALIRLAQAEPLGTLLYATSSPLQARKQWLADHLQLAGDLILDDGAVTALRSGRSLLPVGVVEVGGEFERGAAVACRSAAGEEIARGLVNYSSSECRRIARKSSTQIEKLLGYIDEPELVHRDNMVLR, encoded by the coding sequence ATGAGAGACAAGATCCGTAACGCGCGCCGCATCGTCGTCAAAGTCGGCAGCGCACTCGTCACGAACAACGGCGCCGGCCTCGACAAAGCGGCGATGGGCGACTGGGCACGCCAGATCGCCGCGCTGCGGGCCGCGGGCAAGCAGGTCGTGCTGGTCTCGTCGGGCGCGATCGCCGCGGGCATGCAGCGCCTGGGATGGCAAAAACGCCCGCACGAAATGCACAAGCTGCAGGCCGCCGCGGCGGTCGGGCAGATGGGCCTCGTCGAAGCCTACGAGGATGCCTTTTCGCGTCACAATCTCCACACTGCGCAGATCCTGCTGACCCACGACGATCTCGCCGACCGCAAGCGCTACCTGAACGCACGCTCGACGCTGACGACGCTGCTCGAACTGGGCGTCGTGCCGATCATCAACGAGAACGACACGATCGTTACCGACGAGATCAAGTTCGGCGACAACGACACGCTCGGCGCGCTGGTCGCGAACCTCATCGAAGCCCATGCGCTGGTGATCCTCACCGACCAGCAAGGCTTGTACACTGCCGATCCGCGTCGCGACCCCAATGCAACGCTCGTCTCCGAAGGCCGTGCCGAGGACAGGTCGTACGAGGCGATGGCGGGCGGCGCCGGCACCGGCATCAGCAGGGGCGGGATGATCACGAAAATTCGTGCCGCCCAGCGTGCGGCGCGAAGCGGTGCGCACACGTGCATCGCCAGCGGCAACGAAGCCGACGCGCTGATCCGCCTCGCGCAGGCCGAACCGCTCGGCACTCTGCTCTACGCGACCAGCTCGCCGCTGCAGGCGCGCAAGCAGTGGCTCGCCGACCACCTGCAACTCGCCGGCGACCTCATCCTCGACGATGGCGCGGTCACCGCGTTGCGCAGCGGGCGCAGCCTGTTGCCCGTGGGTGTCGTCGAGGTCGGGGGCGAATTCGAGCGCGGCGCAGCGGTCGCATGCCGCAGCGCCGCCGGCGAGGAAATCGCGCGCGGTCTCGTCAACTACAGCAGTAGCGAGTGCCGCCGGATCGCGCGCAAATCCAGCACGCAGATCGAAAAGCTGCTCGGCTACATCGACGAACCCGAACTGGTTCACCGCGACAACATGGTGCTGCGATAA